ATTTCAAAACTAGTATGTGTGAACTAACGGTCTTGCTGTTAATTCATATATGATATGCTCATTATATTTAGTAGTCTACAATTACTAAATATCTGAAACCACCTTCCATTGGGCTCAATTTGTGATTCGCCGCAATAGCTAAAATGATGTATAGCTATCGCAGTATTTctatacatgaataaatttgGCATCGCTTAAAACTGATCAATTGATAGTTTTTAACTAATAATTTTTTACGTATAATTTGaataaacattttagttttcctAGTTTTAGCcaatttaaaaaagtaaaaatatatttcaagtttttgttataaaagCTTTTATGCACATTTACATCTGTAAAGTTGTCTAGTTAACAGCatttgaacatacatgtatgttgcaaCAAACCAAGTCAAAAAGGACAGATTTAAATCTAGTTTTAGCAAGAATCGGAAGCTAGACAAGTTTTATAAAGATAACAAAAACAAGTCGTACATCTTTGAAAGCTAGCTTGCATATAACTCACATCTAGCATTTGATTTTTAGctgttttgctttttttcatGATGTCTTAGCCACTAATAATTGctttgtgtttttttaaactaatattgTTTCAAATATCACTGGTAAGTATCTTAAATAGTATTCACGAAATAAGTGAGATAAAACAATGGCGTCATTTTCTTATCTCACCATTTGAATGATGACATCAGGCACTGACGGCACTGACCTTTGTCTGTACCATTGCTTGTTACTAAGCCATCGAGTTAAAATAGGATGCATTCTAAATTTTATGaaatcaaaattaaaagtaaGCTAATAACACTACTTGTTCCGCTGTGTTGTGAACAAGAATTTTTGCCACCAATCTACAGATAAGCATCGTATGAATAAATTGTCAATTGTTGGCTCGGCTGTTGCGCTAACATACCATAGTGCAGGTAGAGTTTCCCAGCTAACATACTATAGTGCAGGTAGAGTTTCCCATAACAATCTGAAGTTTGTGTTTAGCCAAAGTTGTgttaaggtccggccacacgtaacgaattattcgttcaatctgaccgaatccacgaatttcacagaattcacagatctattctgccgaatatcatagattcgtctgagctgtgcatgcacaccgaattcattaccgaaacgcgtttaattggctaaccaatttttttagcgagcacgattctattagctttgacaagtgatatagtccaagacacgtacgacgacccacaataaaagtttcaccgcgatatgacttgatacatacgacgcaactgcctatatgcgctattgttggttctctctcgttggttcaccatgacaggaacttctcatcgtgtatccagaattttttttagatattttagaagttatgaattatttctttttcaataataataatttctttttatgcagcaaaagctccgtcacaaaaacagtcgctatctctagcgcatataggcagttgcatcgtatgtatcaagtcatatcacggtgatacttttattgtgtgtcgtcgtacgtgtcttggactatatcacttgtcaaagctaatagaatcgtgctcgctaaaaaaattggttagccaattaaacgcgtttcggtaacgaattcggtgtgcatgcacagctcagacgaatctatgatattcggcagaatagatctgtgaattctgtgaaattcgtggattcggtcagattgaacgaataattcgttacgtgtggccggacctttacaCACAACGACAGATGTTTGTATGTTCAAGTGTTGCATAACCAGTGACTCTAGCTGTTTAATATTAGTCTTATTATTCTGATGCTGCCGAGTACAATCAGCAGCAAACATGGTGGCTTTGTTTAGTATCGCATCAAAGGCTGCCTCAGGTAATTAGCTGATCATCATTAATTAGTCTAGCTCTTGTCTTCCTCAGATATTCACCTAAtctagacatacatgtacagtagggTAATGGTTAGCATGAAAATGATGCTGTGGCAGGCCATATATTAGCCTAGGCTAATTATGACGGCTGCTTTGAAATACAATGTGTACTCAGTCAACTCGAGACCTGTTATAGAATGATCAGCCATAAAAAGTTATTGGTTTATTAGCATGAGGTATGCGTTGCTTTTGTATCCCACTCAATATTGCGTATTTACATCCTTAACAACTGTTGGCTGGCaagcaaaactaaacaaatatgCGTGCGCTTAAGCGCCAAGCTGGTCCATTTCGGAAATACAGTAACCGTCACACATGTCGTACACGCCAATAGAGTTTAAAGGTCTTGTAGATGGATCTGAACACATTTTACAAGTCAACAGATAAAGCTCTCAAGTGTACAGATGATTCAACCATTTCTAGTCAGCGTGAAGAAGACGAAGGCAGCAAGCCAAAGGTGAATCAGGAAAAAGAGTTGATCGGAATCGACGGTTACTGGTATGACGTTACTAACTTCATTCCGTACCATCCAGGTGGAGACGTGATCAGGGAGTTTGTAGGAAAAGATGCTTCAGCAGTATTTCATGCCTTCCACAAACAAACAGTGTTGAAACATCGTAAGCCGTATGGAACTATAGAAGTAGCTAAGCAAGATCATAGTAAAATCGGTCAGGCGTTCACAGATCTGCGTATATTCTTTGAAAAAGAAGGCTATTTTGAAACTGACCACTTTTGGTATGCTAAAAAATTTTTCATAACATTTGTTCTCTTTGTTATATGCCTGTATTGTTCAATCGTGCATGCTGATTCCAACGTTCGATATGTTGGAGCATTTGCTCTGGCAGCTTTCTGGCAGCAATGCGGATTCTTCATGCATGACTTTGAGCATGACCAACTCACGCACAACCGACACGTAGACAAATGGTTTGGTTCCTTTTTTGGAACAGTCTGCTTTGGTATCAGTGGAGGCTGGTGGAGAAAAGAACATTTTATTCACCATGCGCTGACTATCTGTGTAAGTCCATCTAAGAAGTTTGCTGACCCTCAGATGCATGAGCCAGTTATTTGGGCACAACATGAAAAACTTTGGCCTTTTTATCAATCTAGACTTGCTTACTGCTGCATTAAGATACAACATTTCACATTCATTCCGCTATGTGTAATCGCAGGCCGCCTTGCTATCATAGTAGCATCACTTGCAAGGGAACGCGACCTTATCGAGTTTACTGCATTTCTACTTCACTGCACATGGGTGACTCTCTTACTATCTAACTTTCCATCTGCTAAAGATATGGCCATTTTTTACGCAATCGCTGCGATAATTCAAGGGGTGTTGCACATTCAACTTTTGATTAGCCACTATGCCAAGGATTATCATGATCTTGAAGATGTTGGAATGAATCTCAACTGGTATCAAATGCAAGTTGAAAGCAATATTGACATCATCACACCACTCTGGCTTGACTGGTTCCATGGTGGACTCAACTTCCATTTAGTTCATCATTTGTATCCTCGAATGCCTCGACATAATTTTCGAAAAGCAACTGAGTATGTAAAGCAAGTATGTGATGAACACGGACTAATCTATGACCACTGTGGGTGGTTTGAGGCTGTCACACGCACTCTTCATCAGCTGAAACATTCGAGTGAACACTTTTCGCTCGATCCTCGATAGTATCCCTTCATTTCAATTATGTTTGCAACTTTTCAATGCATTCTCGCTCTTCCTTGCTCAAAGTTTAGCGATAGCTGATAGTTTTTTTTCATATGTTTTCTATACAATACAATTTTCCCAAGAAGTCTGGTCAGGTGCATTTTAGCAACGCGTTTTGCTATCAATTATAATGTCAACACCTAAATCGAAATTTTTTATATCTTTGTTTACTTAATAAACAATATGGCTGCTTGTGGATAAGGGATAGGTTGGTATGGTGAGTCTGACATGCAAATAACGCTGCAAAGTGCAGTTGATAACAAATTGGGTCATTGATGCTAAACTGTACAATAGCCGCTAGGTGTGTAACATCACGATTACAATATTGTGTAACCGGCTCAGATAAGGACATTTGTCACTCTTCTTGTTTAACTGCAGTTGATTCTTTAGAGATTGCAACCAATTTTTCCTGAATTGGTAGAACCCACCCGCAAGAGGCTAAATGTAGCTTTTAAGCACTATAGCACATATCCAAATAAGAATTTGAATAACTACAAAGTTTTCCCCCAGAGGAATAAACCTAAAGGCTAGTTTGATAACTTCAGTG
The genomic region above belongs to Watersipora subatra chromosome 1, tzWatSuba1.1, whole genome shotgun sequence and contains:
- the LOC137402531 gene encoding uncharacterized protein; amino-acid sequence: MDLNTFYKSTDKALKCTDDSTISSQREEDEGSKPKVNQEKELIGIDGYWYDVTNFIPYHPGGDVIREFVGKDASAVFHAFHKQTVLKHRKPYGTIEVAKQDHSKIGQAFTDLRIFFEKEGYFETDHFWYAKKFFITFVLFVICLYCSIVHADSNVRYVGAFALAAFWQQCGFFMHDFEHDQLTHNRHVDKWFGSFFGTVCFGISGGWWRKEHFIHHALTICVSPSKKFADPQMHEPVIWAQHEKLWPFYQSRLAYCCIKIQHFTFIPLCVIAGRLAIIVASLARERDLIEFTAFLLHCTWVTLLLSNFPSAKDMAIFYAIAAIIQGVLHIQLLISHYAKDYHDLEDVGMNLNWYQMQVESNIDIITPLWLDWFHGGLNFHLVHHLYPRMPRHNFRKATEYVKQVCDEHGLIYDHCGWFEAVTRTLHQLKHSSEHFSLDPR